One window of Methanospirillum lacunae genomic DNA carries:
- a CDS encoding ABC transporter ATP-binding protein, whose protein sequence is MLTANLEKQLRDFKLNIDLTVNPGEVLILLGTNGSGKSTVLNLLSGLLEPDDGEIVLNGHVVFNAKQKIFSPPEERNIGYVFQNYALFPHMSVFDNIAYGLKMRKIPKEQIVSQIQRTLEDLEIAHVRNERVTNLSGGQRQRVALARALIVQPHLLLLDEPLTALDPMAREKIRLELREQLVTSSHPAIMVTHSIKDAQIIGDRVIILEKGTVIWKGKPDELESGTSAPNLSHLKCECFEYRDFGGIAID, encoded by the coding sequence ATGTTAACTGCAAACCTGGAGAAACAACTCAGGGATTTTAAATTGAATATAGATTTAACGGTTAATCCCGGAGAAGTTCTTATCCTTCTTGGTACAAATGGCTCTGGAAAATCAACTGTTCTCAACCTTCTCTCAGGGTTATTAGAACCGGATGATGGAGAAATTGTCCTCAACGGTCACGTTGTATTCAACGCTAAACAAAAAATATTCTCCCCCCCTGAAGAGCGAAACATTGGATATGTGTTTCAGAATTATGCACTATTCCCCCATATGTCTGTCTTCGATAACATCGCATATGGCCTTAAAATGCGAAAGATACCAAAAGAACAAATTGTTTCTCAGATCCAGAGGACCCTTGAGGATCTTGAAATTGCACATGTAAGGAATGAGAGGGTGACAAATCTATCAGGAGGACAGAGACAGCGTGTAGCTCTAGCCAGGGCTCTTATCGTTCAGCCACATCTCCTGTTACTTGATGAGCCACTTACAGCTCTTGATCCTATGGCCAGAGAGAAGATCAGACTTGAACTGAGAGAACAACTGGTTACAAGTAGTCATCCTGCGATTATGGTTACTCATTCAATAAAGGACGCCCAGATTATCGGTGACAGGGTAATTATTCTGGAGAAAGGAACCGTAATATGGAAAGGAAAACCTGATGAATTAGAGTCCGGGACAAGTGCTCCGAATCTTTCACATCTCAAATGCGAATGCTTTGAGTATCGTGACTTTGGCGGAATTGCAATAGATTAA
- a CDS encoding ABC transporter substrate-binding protein — translation MRTINSGTRRSSRLMNLSGLIILMAVIALVCIPGCCVADTGSGSTKTITDMDGRTLTIPTTLNHVLTTYPPTSNLVYMLAPEKLMGWQTSAGKNKYMKDEYKNLPVVGGWYGGLTANYETFMSMNPDAIFEGFTRTGNYQETIDERQKNLNPYPLIEVADSTDVNNYTPSVKFMGETLGGDAKTKADELNTFYTTVYNKVKDKAQTIPQDKRKKVYYAEGVDGLKTEPDNSHVQLINLCGGINVASKVAVKGGMGETPVNIEDIISWNPDVIIVREPKFYSDIYSDPNWQKIKAVQDKQVYLAPSDPLGWFDRPPCVNTVIGIPWVAKVLYPDEFKDLDITSLTKEFYSKFYHYDLTDSDVKDIMTGSGLQSY, via the coding sequence ATGAGAACAATTAATTCTGGTACCAGGAGATCATCCCGTCTGATGAATTTATCTGGTCTGATAATTCTGATGGCTGTCATAGCATTAGTCTGTATACCTGGTTGTTGCGTAGCAGATACTGGATCTGGCAGTACTAAAACAATCACAGATATGGATGGAAGAACTCTGACAATTCCCACAACTCTCAATCATGTCCTGACAACATATCCCCCGACAAGCAATCTGGTGTATATGCTTGCTCCGGAAAAATTAATGGGATGGCAAACAAGTGCTGGAAAAAACAAATACATGAAGGATGAGTACAAAAATCTCCCGGTGGTCGGTGGCTGGTATGGTGGTTTGACTGCAAATTATGAGACCTTCATGTCAATGAATCCAGATGCCATTTTTGAAGGATTTACCAGAACCGGTAATTATCAGGAAACTATTGATGAACGTCAGAAAAATCTGAATCCATACCCGCTGATTGAAGTTGCAGATAGCACTGATGTCAACAATTATACTCCGTCAGTAAAATTCATGGGAGAGACACTTGGAGGGGATGCCAAAACAAAGGCAGATGAACTTAATACCTTCTATACGACAGTTTATAATAAAGTCAAAGACAAAGCACAAACAATCCCACAGGATAAGAGAAAGAAAGTCTATTATGCTGAGGGTGTTGATGGACTAAAGACCGAACCAGACAATTCACATGTCCAACTCATCAACCTCTGTGGTGGTATTAATGTTGCCTCAAAGGTAGCAGTAAAAGGTGGAATGGGAGAAACCCCGGTAAATATTGAGGACATTATCTCATGGAACCCGGATGTAATTATTGTAAGAGAACCTAAGTTCTACAGCGATATCTACTCTGATCCAAACTGGCAGAAGATAAAAGCGGTTCAGGATAAACAGGTATATCTTGCTCCAAGTGATCCACTAGGCTGGTTTGATCGCCCACCATGTGTCAACACAGTGATCGGAATCCCATGGGTGGCAAAAGTTCTATATCCCGATGAATTTAAAGATCTTGACATTACATCCCTCACCAAAGAGTTTTACTCAAAATTCTATCACTATGACCTGACAGATAGTGATG